Proteins encoded together in one Bacteroides ovatus window:
- a CDS encoding DUF5686 family protein, with the protein MKEIRRLRDKILIGCILCLFSFIPKGAANNYIMNPYTHQEISADSIIERVMTFAPLYETIVSDYRANLYIKGKMDIQKKNFILRYVPSMFRLQKGVREYLLETYSDLHYTAPNIYDQKVKASQGTVRGNRGLPGLLEYFNVNIYSSSLLNDERLLSPLAKNGQKYYKYRIDSVMGDPNNLDYRIRFIPRTKSDQLVGGYMVVSSNVWSVREIRFSGRSELITFTCWIQMGDVGKKNEFLPVRYDVEALFKFLGNKVDGNYTASLDYKSIELKEKKVRKKEKRKYNLSESFSLQCDTNAYKTDASTFAIMRPIPLNESEKKLYHDYTLRRDTTTVEKPSKSQAFWGTMGDLMVEDYKFNLSNIGSVRFSPFINPLLFSYSGSNGLSYRQDFRYNRLFRGDKLLRIVPKLGYNFTRKEFYWSLNADFEYWPQKRGFFRLNVGNGNRIYSSKVLDELKAMPDSIFNFDLIHLDYFKDLYFNFRHTVEVVNGLDIGLGFSAHKRTAVEPSRFVITGDYPMPPPEFMDKFKNTYISFAPRIRIEWTPGLYYYMNGKRKINLHSLYPTFSVDYERGIKGVFKSTGEYERIEFDLQHQIRLGLMRNIYYRFGFGAFTNQDELYFVDFANFSRHNLPVGWNDEIGGVFQVLDSRWYNSSRRYVRGHFTYEAPFLILRHLMKYTRYVQNERIYISALSMPHLQPYLEVGYGIGTHIFDVGVFVSSENWKFGGIGCKFTFELFNR; encoded by the coding sequence AACGATCGTCAGCGATTATCGTGCGAACCTATATATAAAAGGTAAGATGGACATTCAGAAGAAGAATTTTATTCTTCGTTATGTACCTTCTATGTTTCGTTTGCAAAAGGGGGTTCGCGAATATCTGCTTGAAACATATAGTGATCTTCATTATACGGCTCCCAATATTTACGATCAAAAAGTAAAAGCCTCCCAGGGAACAGTGAGGGGAAACAGGGGATTGCCGGGGTTGCTAGAATACTTTAATGTAAATATCTACTCTTCATCTCTGCTGAACGATGAACGCTTATTATCACCACTGGCTAAAAACGGACAGAAATACTATAAATACCGAATAGACAGCGTGATGGGAGACCCTAATAATCTGGATTATCGAATCCGTTTTATTCCCCGTACCAAGAGCGATCAGTTGGTGGGTGGCTATATGGTGGTCAGCAGTAACGTTTGGAGTGTTCGTGAAATTCGTTTTTCGGGAAGATCGGAGCTGATAACATTTACCTGTTGGATTCAGATGGGAGATGTAGGCAAGAAAAATGAATTCCTGCCGGTGCGTTATGACGTAGAAGCTCTTTTCAAATTTCTCGGAAATAAGGTGGATGGTAATTACACCGCTTCTTTAGATTATAAATCCATCGAACTGAAAGAAAAAAAGGTGCGCAAGAAAGAGAAGAGAAAATATAACCTTTCGGAATCTTTCTCTTTACAGTGTGACACGAACGCTTATAAGACGGACGCCTCTACCTTTGCTATCATGCGGCCGATTCCTTTGAATGAAAGTGAGAAAAAACTATATCATGACTATACGCTTAGACGTGACACGACAACGGTAGAAAAGCCGTCCAAGAGTCAGGCCTTTTGGGGAACGATGGGTGATTTGATGGTAGAAGATTATAAATTCAATTTGTCCAATATCGGAAGTGTGCGATTTTCTCCGTTTATCAATCCGCTCTTATTCAGTTATAGTGGAAGCAATGGTTTGTCTTATCGACAGGATTTTCGTTATAACCGTCTTTTCAGAGGGGATAAGTTACTTCGCATTGTGCCTAAACTCGGATACAACTTTACGCGTAAGGAATTCTACTGGTCATTGAATGCCGATTTTGAATACTGGCCGCAGAAACGGGGATTCTTCCGGTTGAATGTGGGTAACGGTAACCGTATTTATAGTAGTAAAGTGCTGGACGAACTGAAAGCTATGCCGGACAGTATCTTCAATTTCGATTTAATTCATCTCGATTATTTTAAGGACTTGTATTTCAATTTCCGTCATACCGTTGAAGTAGTCAACGGACTGGATATCGGTCTGGGTTTCTCTGCCCATAAAAGAACAGCGGTAGAGCCTTCCCGTTTTGTGATTACCGGTGATTATCCGATGCCGCCCCCGGAATTTATGGATAAATTCAAGAACACTTATATCAGTTTTGCTCCCCGCATCCGGATAGAGTGGACTCCGGGACTCTATTATTATATGAACGGAAAGCGAAAGATTAACCTCCATTCTTTATACCCGACTTTCTCGGTCGATTATGAACGAGGTATTAAAGGAGTGTTCAAGAGTACGGGTGAATATGAAAGAATAGAGTTTGACCTTCAGCATCAAATCCGGTTGGGATTGATGCGTAATATTTATTATCGTTTCGGATTCGGAGCATTCACCAATCAGGATGAGTTGTATTTTGTGGACTTTGCCAATTTCTCCCGCCATAATCTTCCCGTAGGTTGGAATGATGAAATCGGCGGAGTATTTCAGGTGCTTGACTCACGTTGGTATAACTCCTCCCGCCGTTATGTAAGGGGGCATTTCACCTACGAAGCTCCGTTCCTTATTCTCCGGCATCTGATGAAGTATACCCGTTATGTGCAGAATGAACGTATTTATATCAGTGCCCTCTCTATGCCGCACCTTCAACCTTATCTGGAAGTAGGATATGGCATCGGTACGCATATTTTCGACGTAGGAGTTTTTGTGAGTAGCGAAAACTGGAAATTTGGAGGAATAGGCTGTAAGTTCACGTTTGAGTTGTTCAACCGATAG
- a CDS encoding DUF3320 domain-containing protein, which yields MAEEKRIISVFFVILQSLIYTVFAMDERLDKVKVQCDYLPLINFAIQQNGASIIHQLSIENTTPAPLKDIQVQITTEPTFGNAAPIAVAQIPPNESICLSSFNLTLSANYFTQLTERLSGNLKIEITSEVESVFCQTYPIDILAYDQWGGLNVLPEMLAAFITPNHTAIVPIIKRAASILGQWTDNPSLDEYQSRTPDRVRKQMAAIYTAITEQQIIYSTIPASFEEYGQRVRLADSVMAQKLGTCLDMALLYASCLEAIGLNALIIITQGHAFAGAWLVPETFPDPTIDDVSLLTKRTAEGIYDITLVETTCMNMGHSSDFDDAVKKANGKLTDGNSFILAIDVKRARHSGIRPIPQRILHGQVWEVEEKETDIQKSAVHATPQSINPYDLSGNETQTVITKQLLWERRLLDLSLRNNLLNIRITKNTLQLIPANLSCLEDALADGEEFRILHRPADWESPAMDFGIYSSIPESDPMVGFINSELSQKRLRFYLPENDLGKALTHLYRSSRTSIEENGANTLYLALGLLKWYETPSSERPRYAPILLLPVEIIRKSAAKGYVIRSREEETMMNITLLEMLRQNFGITISGLDPLPTDESGVNVKLIYSIIRNSIKNQRKWDVEEQAILGIFSFNKFIMWNDIHNNANKLIQNKIVSSLINGKIEWEAATEEIDATDMDKQVSPADIVLPIIADSSQLEAIYEAVHDKTFILHGPPGTGKSQTITNIIANALYKGKRVLFVAEKMAALSVVQNRLAAIGLAPFCLEIHSNKTKKSAVISQLKETTEIIRQTPPEEFRKEAERLLNLRAELNQYIEALHKEYPFGVSLYDAIIHYQSVDVESCFDIPQAYLDTLDKDTFAQWEDAIELLVRTANACGHPYQHPLTGISITEYSSAVKEGSSQLLTGFIDLLTTIRQKLDVFSILLKDTDIHPTRKDFQTISHIIRRILDIPELTPGLLTLPLLNETLNEYREVVVHGRKRDEQRKEIETGFTQEILSINAKQMLAEWNRVSDQWFLPRYFGQRKIRKAINVYALKTIETEDIKPLLHRIIRYQEEAEAVRKYIGQLPSLFGRPGKNEDWNTIEQIIDDMTSLHSHLLNYAKDIAKVSQIKQNLSVQLTEGIQTFRDIHAHSFNELYQLADTLTATEKKLSGMLGISIEELYTDSADWITIALSKARTWKENLDKLKDWYQWLQAYQTLHSLGIGFIATEYKEKNIPTSQLTDSFRKSFYQAAIRYIIAKEPTLELFNGKIFNDIIAKYKQISAKFEETTQRELFARLASNIPSFTHEAIQSSEVGILQKNIRNNARGISIRKLFDQIPTLLSRMCPCMLMSPLSVAQFIDTDADKFDLIVFDEASQMPTYEAVGAIARGKNVIIVGDPKQMPPTSFFSVNTIDEDNIEMEDLESILDDCLALSIPSKYLLWHYRSKHESLIAFSNSEYYDNKLMTFPSPDNIESKVRIVNINGYYDKGKSRQNRAEAQAVVDEIARRLRSEELRKKSIGVVTFSIVQQALIEDLLSDLFIFYPELETLALECDEPLFIKNLENVQGDERDVILFSVGYGPDAEGRVSMNFGPLNRAGGERRLNVAVSRARYEMIIYSTLRSEMIDLNRTSSIGVAGLKRFLEYAEKGTRSTISSVPRQLSEATASIETIIADRLRSLGYTVHTDIGCSGYKIDIGIVDTENTSKYQLGIICDGKNYKRTKTARDREIVQNNVLKALGWDIYRIWTMDWWEKPDEVIATIQEAIARKKSSKVGSMTTAGINSTPTEVAAPAPTAQITNNEISFVLKASPAAPEKQAASVLSTQNRIEQKYKFAKITPYSYSPEDFFFTDSYSILLSQIRKIMESEAPISKSLLCKKILSEWGISRLGTRVEAQIETALDTLNIYRTEYEGLVFCWNDKEQCASYSIYRPVSDREATDIPPEEIANAIRQLLTDSISLPAADLIKACAQQFGFARMGSNIDAAMQRGIREAVKRHYAKIENERVTIAN from the coding sequence ATGGCAGAAGAAAAGAGAATTATATCCGTATTTTTTGTAATATTGCAATCTTTAATTTATACAGTTTTTGCCATGGACGAGAGATTGGACAAAGTCAAGGTGCAATGCGACTATTTACCGCTTATTAATTTTGCGATACAACAAAACGGTGCATCAATCATTCATCAGCTTTCTATTGAGAATACAACGCCTGCCCCGCTGAAGGACATTCAGGTACAAATCACGACAGAACCGACTTTCGGAAACGCCGCTCCAATAGCTGTGGCACAGATTCCGCCCAATGAATCGATATGCCTGTCGTCATTCAATCTCACTTTGTCCGCCAACTATTTCACACAGCTGACCGAACGTTTATCCGGCAATCTGAAAATTGAAATTACTTCCGAAGTAGAATCCGTATTCTGCCAAACCTACCCTATCGACATTCTGGCATACGACCAATGGGGAGGGCTCAATGTATTGCCCGAAATGCTGGCCGCTTTCATCACCCCCAATCATACAGCTATTGTGCCGATCATTAAGAGAGCCGCTTCCATCCTGGGACAATGGACTGATAATCCGTCCCTCGACGAATATCAAAGCCGCACTCCGGACCGGGTAAGGAAACAGATGGCCGCCATCTACACGGCTATCACGGAACAACAGATTATATACAGCACCATCCCCGCCAGCTTCGAGGAATATGGGCAACGTGTACGGCTAGCCGACTCCGTAATGGCACAAAAACTGGGAACCTGTCTGGATATGGCCTTGCTCTATGCTTCCTGCCTGGAAGCAATCGGTCTGAATGCACTCATTATCATCACTCAAGGGCATGCTTTTGCGGGAGCCTGGCTAGTGCCGGAGACTTTTCCGGATCCTACCATTGACGATGTTTCCCTGTTAACCAAACGGACAGCCGAAGGAATCTACGACATTACCTTAGTTGAAACGACCTGCATGAACATGGGCCATTCGTCCGATTTCGACGATGCTGTGAAGAAAGCGAACGGAAAGTTGACGGATGGAAACAGTTTCATTCTTGCCATAGATGTGAAAAGAGCGAGACATTCGGGCATCCGCCCCATCCCCCAACGCATTTTGCATGGACAGGTATGGGAAGTAGAAGAAAAGGAGACCGACATTCAAAAAAGTGCCGTTCATGCCACTCCGCAAAGTATCAATCCGTATGATTTATCGGGCAATGAAACCCAGACCGTAATCACCAAACAACTGTTATGGGAAAGACGGTTGCTGGATTTAAGCCTGCGCAACAACCTGCTGAATATCCGGATTACCAAAAACACGCTCCAACTCATCCCGGCTAATCTATCCTGTCTGGAAGATGCATTGGCCGACGGAGAAGAATTCCGCATCCTCCACCGCCCTGCCGATTGGGAAAGTCCGGCGATGGACTTCGGGATTTATTCCTCCATACCGGAGTCTGATCCCATGGTTGGTTTCATCAACTCGGAACTTTCACAGAAAAGGTTACGTTTCTATCTGCCCGAAAACGATTTAGGTAAGGCACTGACTCACTTATACCGCTCTTCGCGTACTTCTATCGAAGAGAATGGAGCCAACACACTCTATCTGGCTCTCGGACTTTTGAAATGGTACGAGACACCTTCCAGCGAACGTCCCCGCTATGCCCCCATCTTGCTATTACCGGTTGAAATTATCCGTAAATCGGCAGCCAAAGGTTACGTAATCCGTTCCCGGGAAGAAGAAACAATGATGAACATCACCTTATTGGAAATGCTTCGCCAAAACTTCGGAATCACCATATCAGGATTGGACCCGTTGCCTACCGACGAAAGCGGCGTAAACGTCAAGCTGATCTATTCCATTATCCGCAACAGCATTAAGAACCAGCGTAAATGGGACGTGGAAGAGCAAGCGATTCTGGGCATCTTCTCTTTCAACAAGTTCATCATGTGGAATGATATTCACAACAATGCCAACAAACTGATTCAGAACAAGATTGTGTCCAGCCTCATCAACGGAAAGATAGAATGGGAAGCCGCCACAGAGGAAATAGATGCAACGGATATGGACAAACAAGTGTCGCCCGCAGACATTGTATTACCCATCATCGCCGATTCTTCGCAACTGGAAGCCATCTACGAAGCCGTACACGACAAGACTTTCATCCTGCACGGGCCTCCGGGAACAGGAAAATCGCAAACGATTACCAATATTATCGCCAACGCGCTTTACAAAGGAAAACGTGTTTTATTTGTAGCGGAAAAGATGGCTGCCCTCTCCGTTGTGCAAAACAGATTGGCAGCTATCGGGCTGGCTCCGTTCTGTCTGGAAATTCATTCCAACAAAACAAAGAAATCCGCCGTTATCTCTCAACTGAAAGAAACCACGGAAATTATCAGGCAGACACCTCCCGAAGAATTCAGAAAGGAAGCGGAACGCCTGCTGAATTTACGGGCGGAATTGAATCAATATATCGAAGCCCTGCATAAAGAATACCCGTTCGGAGTTTCATTATATGACGCCATTATTCATTATCAATCCGTGGACGTCGAATCTTGTTTTGATATTCCACAAGCTTATCTGGATACATTAGATAAAGACACATTTGCCCAATGGGAAGATGCCATCGAGCTGCTAGTCCGGACGGCCAATGCGTGTGGACATCCTTACCAGCATCCATTAACCGGTATCTCGATTACCGAATATTCATCAGCCGTTAAGGAGGGATCCTCCCAACTGCTCACCGGATTTATCGACCTGTTGACCACCATCCGGCAGAAGCTGGATGTATTCTCCATACTTCTAAAAGATACGGATATACACCCTACACGCAAGGATTTCCAGACAATCTCCCACATCATCCGGAGAATACTCGACATTCCGGAACTGACTCCCGGATTGCTGACTTTGCCATTGCTCAACGAAACACTGAATGAATACCGGGAAGTAGTGGTTCACGGACGGAAACGGGATGAACAAAGGAAAGAGATAGAAACCGGATTCACCCAAGAAATCCTGTCCATCAACGCAAAGCAGATGTTAGCCGAATGGAACCGGGTATCCGATCAATGGTTCCTTCCCAGATATTTCGGACAACGGAAAATCAGAAAGGCAATCAACGTATATGCTTTAAAAACGATTGAAACAGAAGACATCAAACCTCTGCTCCACCGCATTATCCGGTATCAGGAAGAAGCAGAAGCCGTCCGGAAATACATCGGGCAACTTCCCTCCCTATTCGGACGCCCCGGCAAGAACGAGGATTGGAACACCATTGAGCAGATAATCGACGACATGACTTCCCTTCATTCGCATTTGTTGAACTACGCAAAAGACATTGCCAAAGTTTCGCAAATCAAGCAGAATTTGTCCGTACAACTCACAGAAGGAATTCAAACATTCAGAGACATCCATGCTCATTCTTTCAATGAACTGTATCAGCTCGCAGATACACTCACAGCCACCGAAAAGAAATTGTCCGGCATGCTGGGTATCTCGATCGAAGAACTTTATACCGATTCAGCCGACTGGATAACGATTGCCTTGTCAAAAGCCCGAACCTGGAAAGAGAACCTCGACAAGCTCAAGGACTGGTATCAGTGGCTACAAGCCTACCAAACCCTGCATAGTCTGGGAATAGGATTTATCGCGACGGAATATAAAGAAAAGAATATTCCTACCAGCCAACTTACAGACAGCTTCCGCAAGAGTTTCTATCAGGCGGCTATCCGGTATATCATTGCCAAAGAGCCGACTTTGGAATTATTCAACGGTAAGATATTCAATGATATCATTGCTAAATACAAACAAATATCCGCCAAATTCGAAGAAACGACCCAAAGAGAATTATTTGCCCGGTTGGCCTCCAACATTCCGTCTTTCACTCACGAAGCCATCCAAAGTTCCGAAGTGGGTATCCTTCAAAAGAATATCCGCAACAATGCCCGCGGCATATCTATTCGCAAGCTATTCGACCAAATTCCCACTTTGTTGTCGCGCATGTGCCCGTGTATGCTGATGAGTCCTCTTTCCGTCGCTCAATTCATCGATACGGACGCTGATAAATTTGATTTGATTGTCTTTGATGAAGCCTCACAGATGCCTACTTATGAAGCGGTGGGCGCCATTGCACGGGGTAAAAACGTCATTATCGTAGGCGACCCGAAACAAATGCCTCCTACCAGTTTCTTCTCGGTCAACACCATTGATGAAGACAACATTGAAATGGAAGATTTGGAGAGTATCCTTGACGACTGTCTCGCTCTGTCTATCCCTTCCAAATATTTATTATGGCACTACCGAAGCAAACATGAGAGCCTCATCGCTTTCAGCAACTCCGAATATTACGATAACAAACTGATGACTTTCCCCTCACCGGACAACATTGAATCGAAAGTCAGGATAGTCAACATCAACGGTTACTATGATAAAGGCAAGTCGCGCCAGAACCGGGCGGAAGCTCAAGCTGTGGTGGACGAAATAGCCAGAAGATTGAGAAGCGAGGAATTAAGAAAGAAAAGTATCGGTGTAGTCACTTTCAGCATTGTCCAACAAGCCTTGATAGAAGACCTATTATCCGACCTTTTTATCTTTTACCCCGAACTGGAAACTCTTGCGCTGGAATGCGACGAACCGTTATTTATCAAGAATCTGGAGAATGTGCAGGGAGACGAACGCGATGTTATTCTCTTCTCTGTGGGCTATGGCCCGGATGCAGAAGGGCGCGTCAGCATGAATTTCGGACCACTGAACCGGGCAGGCGGCGAAAGAAGATTGAATGTAGCCGTTTCCCGTGCCCGGTATGAGATGATTATCTATTCCACCCTAAGGTCGGAGATGATCGACCTGAACCGGACTTCTTCTATTGGAGTAGCCGGACTAAAACGTTTCCTCGAATATGCGGAGAAGGGAACCCGAAGCACCATCAGCAGTGTGCCAAGACAACTGTCGGAAGCAACAGCCTCCATCGAAACGATCATTGCCGACAGACTGCGCTCATTGGGTTACACCGTGCATACAGACATAGGTTGCTCCGGATACAAGATAGACATAGGTATCGTCGACACCGAAAATACCTCTAAATATCAGTTAGGTATTATCTGCGACGGCAAAAACTACAAACGTACCAAGACCGCACGTGACCGGGAAATTGTGCAGAATAATGTATTGAAAGCACTCGGATGGGACATCTACCGGATATGGACAATGGACTGGTGGGAAAAGCCGGACGAAGTAATAGCAACTATCCAAGAGGCTATCGCCCGAAAAAAGAGTTCAAAGGTCGGCTCTATGACAACAGCCGGAATTAACTCAACTCCGACAGAAGTGGCAGCACCTGCACCGACGGCACAGATAACCAACAATGAAATTTCATTCGTGCTCAAGGCATCGCCTGCTGCCCCTGAAAAGCAAGCTGCTTCCGTTCTTTCTACGCAAAACCGGATAGAACAAAAGTACAAGTTTGCAAAGATTACCCCATACAGTTATTCACCGGAAGACTTTTTCTTTACGGACAGTTACTCTATCCTCCTCTCCCAAATACGGAAGATTATGGAAAGCGAGGCGCCAATCAGTAAATCCCTGCTCTGTAAGAAAATCCTGTCCGAATGGGGAATCAGCCGCTTGGGAACACGGGTAGAGGCACAGATAGAAACAGCACTCGACACATTGAATATCTATCGCACAGAATACGAAGGACTTGTCTTCTGCTGGAACGACAAAGAGCAATGCGCTTCCTATTCAATCTATCGCCCGGTTTCCGACCGGGAAGCGACAGACATACCACCTGAAGAGATAGCCAATGCCATCCGGCAACTATTGACCGACTCCATCAGCCTACCTGCGGCAGATTTGATAAAAGCATGCGCACAACAGTTCGGCTTTGCCCGTATGGGATCGAACATAGACGCTGCCATGCAAAGAGGTATTCGCGAAGCAGTGAAAAGACATTACGCCAAGATAGAAAATGAACGGGTAACGATTGCCAATTAG
- a CDS encoding reverse transcriptase family protein — translation MDGILITIIVITAFLVYKIISSSRKQEGYKRWKATSSGKEEKTTKVKWEHGAWLRHALGGTVPRTQYVQKFDESAVVWCANLLGVETARLKEILRDVSEHYREFWMRKRKGGYRMISAPDKELQSIQTTINSRILSSVTMIYPAAVGFRSGHSVVDNASPHLGKRYVLKMDIHDFFFSIRSRRVKKTFEKIGYPENVSKVLGVLCCLYRHLPQGAPTSPALSNIVGYEMDKKLAALAAEYGLAYTRYADDLTFSGDVFPKEQIIPRIKQIIRDEKFEPNHKKTRFINEYGRKIITGVSVSSGAKLTIPKARKREIRKNVYFILTKGLAEHQRRIGSSDPVYLKRLIGELCYWRSIEPDNAYVSDSINRLKCLEKGY, via the coding sequence ATGGACGGAATTTTAATAACGATCATTGTTATCACCGCTTTCCTTGTTTATAAGATAATTTCTTCAAGCAGGAAACAGGAGGGGTATAAAAGATGGAAAGCAACAAGCAGTGGTAAGGAAGAAAAGACTACTAAGGTAAAATGGGAACACGGAGCCTGGCTTAGGCATGCTTTGGGGGGAACTGTTCCGAGAACGCAGTATGTTCAAAAGTTTGATGAATCGGCTGTTGTTTGGTGCGCCAACTTGTTGGGAGTGGAAACGGCACGGTTGAAGGAAATTCTACGGGATGTTTCCGAACATTACCGGGAGTTCTGGATGAGAAAAAGAAAGGGAGGTTATCGGATGATTTCTGCTCCTGACAAAGAATTACAATCTATTCAAACCACTATTAATTCTCGAATATTATCATCTGTGACAATGATTTATCCGGCGGCAGTAGGTTTCCGGAGCGGTCATTCTGTGGTTGATAATGCCAGTCCCCATCTGGGAAAACGGTATGTCTTGAAAATGGATATTCATGATTTTTTCTTTTCGATACGGAGCCGGAGGGTGAAAAAGACATTTGAGAAGATTGGTTATCCGGAAAATGTGTCTAAGGTATTGGGAGTGTTGTGCTGCTTGTACAGGCACTTGCCGCAGGGAGCGCCTACAAGTCCGGCGTTAAGCAATATCGTGGGGTATGAGATGGATAAGAAATTGGCGGCACTGGCAGCGGAATACGGACTGGCTTATACCCGTTATGCCGATGACCTGACTTTTTCGGGAGATGTGTTTCCCAAAGAACAAATCATTCCCCGGATCAAACAAATCATCCGTGATGAGAAATTCGAACCGAATCATAAGAAGACCCGTTTTATCAATGAGTATGGCAGGAAGATTATTACAGGAGTATCTGTTTCTTCCGGTGCGAAACTGACAATCCCTAAAGCCAGAAAGAGAGAGATCCGGAAGAATGTCTATTTTATCCTGACAAAAGGCTTGGCGGAACATCAGCGCCGGATTGGCTCGAGTGATCCTGTCTATCTGAAACGGCTGATTGGAGAACTTTGTTATTGGCGGTCAATAGAACCGGACAATGCGTATGTATCCGATTCTATTAACCGTTTGAAATGTTTGGAGAAAGGGTATTAA
- the rpsA gene encoding 30S ribosomal protein S1 yields the protein MENLKNVAPIEDFNWDAYENGETVTNVSHDELEKAYDGTLNKVNDREVVDGTVIAMNKREVVVNIGYKSDGIIPLNEFRYNPDLKIGDTVEVYIENQEDKKGQLVLSHRKARATRSWDRVNAALENEEIIKGYIKCRTKGGMIVDVFGIEAFLPGSQIDVKPIRDYDVFVGKTMEFKVVKINQEFKNVVVSHKALIEAELEQQKKEIIGKLEKGQVLEGTVKNITSYGVFIDLGGVDGLIHITDLSWGRVSDPKEVVELDQKLNVVILDFDDEKKRIALGLKQLTPHPWDALDTDLKVGDKVKGKVVVMADYGAFIEIAPGVEGLIHVSEMSWSQHLRSAQDFMKVGDEVEAVVLTLDREERKMSLGIKQLKQDPWETIEEKYPVGSKHTAKVRNFTNFGVFVEIEEGVDGLIHISDLSWTKKVKHPSEFTQIGADIEVQVLEIDKENRRLSLGHKQLEENPWDVFETVFTVGSVHEGTIIEMLDKGAVVALPYGVEGFATPKHLVKEDGSQAQLDEKLEFKVIEFNKDAKRIILSHSRIFEDVAKAEERAEKKAASGAKKSSSSNKREDSPMIQNQAASTTLGDIDALAALKEQLEGKK from the coding sequence ATGGAAAACTTAAAGAACGTAGCTCCTATTGAAGATTTCAACTGGGATGCTTATGAAAATGGCGAAACAGTAACCAACGTTAGCCACGATGAACTGGAAAAAGCTTACGACGGTACGCTTAACAAAGTGAACGACCGTGAGGTTGTTGACGGAACCGTAATCGCAATGAACAAGCGTGAAGTAGTTGTGAACATCGGTTACAAATCAGACGGTATCATCCCATTGAATGAGTTCCGTTACAATCCGGATCTGAAGATCGGTGATACTGTAGAAGTATACATCGAAAATCAGGAAGACAAAAAAGGACAGCTCGTTCTGTCACACAGAAAAGCTCGCGCTACTCGTTCTTGGGATCGCGTTAACGCTGCTCTGGAAAATGAAGAAATTATCAAGGGTTACATCAAGTGCCGCACTAAGGGTGGTATGATCGTAGACGTATTCGGAATCGAAGCATTCTTGCCGGGTTCTCAGATCGACGTTAAACCGATCCGCGACTATGATGTATTCGTTGGCAAAACAATGGAATTCAAAGTGGTTAAAATCAACCAGGAATTCAAAAACGTTGTTGTATCTCACAAGGCTCTTATCGAAGCTGAACTGGAACAACAGAAGAAAGAAATTATCGGTAAACTTGAAAAAGGACAAGTTCTTGAAGGAACTGTTAAAAATATCACCTCTTACGGTGTATTCATCGACCTTGGCGGCGTAGACGGTTTGATCCACATCACTGACCTTTCTTGGGGACGTGTTAGCGATCCGAAAGAAGTGGTTGAACTGGATCAGAAGCTCAACGTTGTTATCCTTGACTTCGATGATGAAAAGAAACGTATCGCTCTTGGCTTGAAACAACTGACTCCGCACCCATGGGATGCTCTTGACACTGACTTGAAGGTTGGTGACAAGGTGAAAGGTAAAGTGGTCGTTATGGCTGACTACGGTGCATTCATCGAAATCGCTCCGGGCGTAGAAGGTTTGATCCATGTTTCAGAAATGTCTTGGAGCCAACACCTGCGTTCTGCACAAGATTTCATGAAGGTAGGCGACGAAGTAGAAGCTGTTGTGCTGACACTTGATCGTGAAGAACGTAAGATGTCTTTGGGTATCAAACAACTGAAACAAGATCCATGGGAAACTATCGAAGAAAAGTATCCTGTAGGTTCTAAGCATACTGCAAAAGTTCGTAACTTCACTAACTTCGGTGTATTCGTAGAAATCGAAGAAGGTGTTGACGGCTTGATCCACATCTCTGACCTTTCTTGGACTAAGAAAGTAAAACACCCATCAGAATTTACTCAGATTGGTGCTGACATCGAAGTTCAGGTATTGGAAATCGACAAAGAAAACCGTCGTTTGAGCCTTGGCCACAAACAACTCGAAGAAAATCCTTGGGATGTATTCGAAACTGTGTTCACTGTAGGTTCTGTACACGAAGGTACAATCATCGAAATGTTGGATAAGGGTGCTGTTGTAGCTCTTCCTTACGGTGTAGAAGGTTTCGCAACTCCGAAACACCTTGTAAAAGAAGACGGTTCACAAGCACAGTTGGATGAGAAACTTGAATTCAAAGTGATCGAGTTCAACAAAGATGCTAAGAGAATCATCCTGTCTCACAGCCGTATCTTCGAAGATGTAGCTAAGGCTGAAGAAAGAGCAGAAAAGAAAGCTGCTTCTGGTGCTAAGAAGTCATCTTCTAGCAACAAGAGAGAAGATTCTCCGATGATCCAGAACCAGGCTGCTTCAACTACGCTGGGCGATATCGACGCTCTTGCTGCATTGAAAGAACAGTTGGAAGGAAAGAAATAA